From Calothrix sp. PCC 6303, a single genomic window includes:
- the recJ gene encoding single-stranded-DNA-specific exonuclease RecJ has product MPEQQQWNLVTTTQPPEYFQQLVKKYTPNSDGKFAAQLFWQRGIREENQLAAFINPQVYQPSNSYEFGEEMQLAIHRLQQARNNHEKVTIWGDFDADGITSTAVLWDGLGQFFTQKTQLNYYIPNRLYESHGLNIPGIERLAVQGCKLIVTCDTGSTNVEEIIYAQELGIDVIVTDHHTLPSQRPAVAAIINPRYFPKEHSLHHLSGVGVAYKLVEALYQSLPDIPQQPLEELLDLVAIGLIADLVQLSGDCRYLAQQGINRLQNDYKQPPEKRRRPGVGRLLELCQRSGDRPTDISFGLGPRINAVSRIQGDASFCVELLTSRECDRVQELAEITELANSRRKSLQKDIAQQVNQKLSQLDLSTTSVIVLEDSQWSPGVLGLVAGQVAQETGRPTILLSTEQNNSDAAILARGSARSINSVDLYQLVKDQAHLLHRFGGHPFAAGLSLPVENIPIFAQAVNQRLRQTLAGVDLVPTVQADLVVTVADLGKELFLEMKLLEPCGMGNPVPKLLIKNCWFENTWHRNQQDSAGKKIQYIKAEFDIRDQSTKNPFPGVWWGHYKDDLPVGYCDCIAELDYNSFKKRYEIRLVAVRAAENSTFSNSNMTTILDLRNLSDRKQPQPSHQDSELRIETCPTSWGELRIWIMRSRSVSSGESHYTHKPLSLAWSKPQPQTPEAIWYTLVGLSKYLSRTNTLVTRVQILTKLGIGDQALFIGLQALKHLGFTVTNQDRFLVFNQTSTTESELAKPLVKQFLAAVKEQQFQQQYFAEVPLTTIQSFATKTILDLRFSTT; this is encoded by the coding sequence ATGCCAGAACAACAGCAGTGGAATTTAGTCACAACCACACAACCACCAGAATATTTTCAGCAGTTGGTGAAGAAATATACACCAAATTCTGATGGTAAATTTGCTGCACAATTATTTTGGCAACGAGGAATTAGGGAAGAGAATCAACTAGCTGCTTTTATTAATCCCCAAGTTTATCAACCATCGAATTCATATGAGTTTGGGGAGGAAATGCAACTAGCCATCCACAGGTTGCAACAAGCTAGAAATAACCATGAAAAGGTGACAATTTGGGGCGATTTTGATGCTGATGGCATTACCTCTACTGCGGTGTTGTGGGATGGATTGGGGCAATTTTTTACACAAAAAACTCAGTTAAATTACTACATTCCCAACCGTTTGTATGAATCTCACGGCTTGAATATACCAGGAATTGAAAGGTTAGCAGTCCAGGGATGTAAGTTAATTGTCACTTGTGATACTGGCAGTACGAATGTTGAGGAAATAATTTATGCTCAAGAATTGGGTATAGATGTCATAGTTACCGACCATCACACCTTACCATCACAACGCCCTGCTGTTGCGGCAATTATTAACCCGCGCTATTTCCCCAAAGAACATTCCCTCCACCATCTTTCGGGTGTCGGTGTTGCCTATAAGTTAGTTGAAGCCTTGTATCAAAGTTTGCCAGATATTCCTCAGCAACCCCTAGAAGAATTATTAGATTTAGTGGCAATCGGTTTAATTGCCGACTTGGTACAACTGAGTGGTGATTGTCGATATTTAGCGCAACAAGGTATCAATCGTCTGCAAAACGACTACAAACAACCTCCAGAAAAACGTCGTCGTCCTGGTGTAGGAAGACTTTTAGAATTATGCCAGCGTAGTGGTGATCGACCAACTGATATATCCTTTGGATTAGGACCGCGAATTAATGCGGTAAGTCGGATTCAAGGAGATGCTAGTTTTTGTGTAGAATTGCTTACGAGCCGAGAATGCGATCGCGTGCAAGAATTAGCTGAGATAACTGAACTAGCAAATTCCCGTCGCAAATCTTTACAGAAAGACATTGCCCAACAAGTTAACCAAAAGCTATCACAACTAGATTTATCCACCACCAGTGTAATTGTTTTAGAAGATTCCCAATGGTCGCCCGGTGTATTAGGATTAGTAGCAGGTCAAGTTGCCCAAGAAACAGGTAGACCAACAATTTTATTAAGTACAGAACAGAATAATTCTGATGCTGCCATCCTCGCCCGTGGTTCTGCCCGCTCCATCAACTCGGTGGATTTGTACCAACTAGTCAAAGATCAAGCGCATCTATTACACCGATTCGGTGGACATCCATTCGCCGCTGGATTAAGTTTACCAGTTGAGAACATCCCCATCTTTGCCCAAGCTGTGAATCAGCGGTTACGGCAAACATTAGCGGGTGTTGACTTAGTTCCCACAGTCCAAGCAGACTTGGTGGTGACAGTTGCCGATTTAGGTAAAGAATTATTTCTAGAAATGAAATTACTGGAACCTTGTGGTATGGGAAATCCAGTTCCCAAATTACTAATTAAAAACTGCTGGTTTGAAAATACCTGGCATCGTAACCAACAGGATTCAGCAGGGAAAAAAATTCAATATATCAAAGCCGAATTTGATATCCGCGATCAATCTACTAAAAACCCCTTTCCCGGAGTGTGGTGGGGACACTACAAAGACGACCTACCAGTAGGATATTGTGATTGTATCGCCGAATTAGACTACAACAGCTTTAAAAAACGTTATGAAATCCGTTTAGTTGCCGTTCGTGCTGCGGAAAACTCCACATTTAGCAATTCAAATATGACCACCATCCTTGACTTGCGTAATTTAAGCGATCGCAAACAGCCACAACCCAGTCACCAAGACTCAGAATTGAGAATCGAAACCTGTCCCACAAGTTGGGGAGAACTCAGAATATGGATTATGCGTTCGCGTAGCGTTTCCTCTGGAGAATCGCATTATACACACAAACCTCTATCCCTGGCTTGGTCAAAACCCCAACCCCAAACCCCAGAAGCTATTTGGTACACCCTCGTTGGGTTAAGTAAATACCTCAGTCGCACAAATACATTAGTCACCCGTGTACAAATCCTCACAAAACTCGGTATCGGCGACCAAGCATTATTTATCGGCTTACAAGCATTAAAACATCTAGGTTTTACAGTCACCAATCAAGACCGTTTTTTAGTATTTAATCAAACATCAACCACAGAATCAGAATTAGCCAAACCACTAGTCAAGCAATTTTTAGCCGCAGTCAAAGAACAGCAATTCCAACAACAATACTTTGCTGAAGTTCCCTTAACTACAATTCAATCTTTTGCTACTAAAACTATCCTGGATCTTAGATTCAGTACTACATAA
- the ctpB gene encoding carboxyl-terminal processing protease CtpB, which translates to MNQSAKRHSPLQVALIGGAIASTALFSVFGPAWCRSVRAALQDSPKAVVDQVWQLVDREYVDGKFNQQNWLAIRQSLLSRNYTSREEAYTAIREAMQKLGDPYSRFMDPKQYETLTSQTSGEVSGIGIRMELNEKTKKLTVVEAIDNSPALKAGVKSGDEIVAIDGKLTKSMKVEDASRLIRGKAGTPITLKLARQGKTAFDLKLTRATIEVPTVRYTLKQEGSRKIGYIRLREFSAHASDQMRRAIRDLNAQNVNGYVLDLRGNPGGLLQASIEIARMWMDDGTIVKTVNRVGSSDESKANRTALAKQPLAVIVDGNSASASEILTGALKDNKRAVVVGSQTFGKALVQSVHELADGSGVAITIAHYYTPKGTDINHKGITPDIKLDLTEAQQRQLAANPNLVGTTNDPQYAKALAALSGNSFAQPITNSTSQKPSSGAMNLKL; encoded by the coding sequence ATGAACCAATCTGCGAAACGTCACTCGCCACTGCAAGTAGCATTGATTGGTGGAGCAATTGCCTCCACGGCTCTGTTTTCGGTATTTGGTCCGGCTTGGTGTCGCTCTGTGCGTGCTGCTCTCCAGGATAGCCCGAAAGCAGTGGTTGACCAAGTGTGGCAACTTGTAGACCGCGAATATGTAGATGGCAAATTTAATCAACAAAACTGGCTTGCCATTCGCCAAAGCTTGTTGAGCCGTAATTACACTTCTCGTGAAGAAGCTTACACAGCTATTCGTGAAGCGATGCAGAAATTGGGCGATCCTTACAGTCGGTTTATGGATCCCAAGCAATATGAAACTTTAACTAGCCAAACTTCCGGGGAGGTGTCGGGGATTGGCATTCGGATGGAATTGAATGAAAAAACCAAAAAATTGACTGTTGTTGAGGCAATTGATAACTCTCCAGCCCTAAAAGCCGGTGTGAAATCAGGGGATGAAATTGTAGCAATTGACGGCAAACTAACCAAATCCATGAAGGTTGAGGATGCTTCCAGGTTGATTCGCGGTAAGGCAGGAACTCCCATAACTCTCAAATTGGCAAGGCAGGGGAAAACTGCATTTGACCTGAAATTAACTAGAGCAACAATTGAAGTACCGACAGTACGTTACACCCTCAAACAGGAAGGTTCCCGTAAGATTGGCTACATTAGATTACGTGAATTTAGCGCCCATGCTTCTGACCAGATGCGTCGTGCTATCCGCGATCTGAATGCTCAAAATGTCAATGGTTATGTACTAGATTTACGTGGTAATCCTGGTGGATTATTACAAGCCAGTATCGAGATTGCTCGGATGTGGATGGATGACGGTACCATTGTTAAGACAGTGAATCGTGTTGGTTCCAGTGATGAAAGCAAGGCAAACCGCACTGCCCTGGCAAAGCAGCCTTTAGCAGTTATTGTTGATGGAAATTCAGCTAGTGCGAGTGAAATTTTGACAGGGGCACTCAAAGATAACAAGCGTGCGGTTGTGGTGGGTTCCCAAACCTTTGGTAAGGCTTTGGTGCAGTCAGTTCATGAGTTAGCTGATGGTTCTGGTGTTGCCATTACGATTGCTCATTACTACACTCCCAAGGGAACCGATATCAACCACAAGGGAATTACACCTGACATCAAGCTAGATTTGACAGAAGCACAGCAGCGTCAGTTAGCAGCTAATCCTAATTTGGTAGGGACAACAAATGATCCTCAGTATGCAAAGGCGTTAGCAGCTTTGTCGGGAAATAGTTTTGCTCAACCTATAACTAATTCAACTTCTCAAAAACCCAGCAGTGGGGCAATGAATTTGAAGTTGTAA
- a CDS encoding response regulator transcription factor produces MSAQLLLVDDEPGLREAVKDYLQESGFGVQVASNAREGWDWMQQNTPDLVISDIMMPQVDGYQFLKQLRDDTRFKNLPVIFLTAKGMTGDRIQGYHAGVDAYLPKPFDPDELVAIVENLLARRNSNTITIGEEGETPDIAELAKQIAQIKSLLTQKNAINQTPAPFTIDLTPREQSVLNLVAEGLMNKEIARRLDTSVRNVEKYVSRLFSKTGTNSRTELVRFALEHGLAK; encoded by the coding sequence ATGTCAGCACAATTGTTACTGGTAGATGATGAACCTGGATTACGTGAAGCCGTGAAAGATTATCTACAGGAGAGCGGTTTCGGGGTTCAAGTTGCCAGTAATGCCCGTGAAGGCTGGGATTGGATGCAACAAAATACACCAGACTTGGTGATTTCTGATATCATGATGCCCCAAGTTGATGGTTATCAGTTTTTGAAGCAATTACGAGATGATACTCGCTTCAAAAATCTACCAGTGATATTCTTAACTGCAAAAGGTATGACAGGCGATCGCATTCAGGGTTATCACGCTGGTGTTGATGCCTATTTACCAAAACCATTTGATCCTGATGAGTTGGTGGCAATTGTGGAGAACTTGCTAGCGCGTCGCAATTCCAATACCATCACCATTGGGGAGGAAGGGGAAACCCCTGATATTGCCGAACTTGCCAAGCAAATAGCTCAAATCAAATCACTACTAACACAGAAAAACGCCATTAACCAAACACCAGCACCATTCACAATTGATTTAACTCCCAGAGAACAAAGTGTTTTAAATCTTGTGGCTGAGGGTTTAATGAATAAGGAAATTGCCCGTCGTCTCGATACTAGTGTGCGGAACGTAGAAAAATACGTCAGTCGGCTATTTAGCAAAACAGGAACCAATAGCCGTACCGAGTTAGTTAGGTTTGCCCTAGAGCATGGTTTAGCTAAATAG
- a CDS encoding histidine kinase, protein MDNLSKLNLTPDSNLGNLPLWEVNIEYNYIGKQLIKIFEQNSLIPGVMITRNHHYQGMISRRIFFEFMSRPYSLGLFLERDIESLYNILKPKVLTLTEEVLIVDAIPIILARDSQQIYEPIVIKSTFDTIAGDSEKIAESVMIKSTTDNYRIVDVHQLLLAYSQIQISTLFQLKKLKEESQIVKNNLQSLLQVEEVNTKNGIGGNETQDINNSANLLLGNVIHVNRYVHELLKLISLYQEFYPEPPVEIRQVMNQINVEYISAEMPKMLSLVKNSARQIQQFARVLKDKVLG, encoded by the coding sequence ATGGATAATCTCAGCAAACTAAATCTGACTCCCGACTCAAATTTAGGAAACTTACCTTTGTGGGAAGTTAATATTGAGTATAACTATATAGGGAAACAGTTAATTAAGATATTTGAGCAAAATTCCCTAATTCCAGGAGTAATGATCACTCGAAATCACCATTACCAAGGAATGATATCTCGGCGAATATTTTTTGAATTCATGAGTCGTCCTTATAGTTTAGGCTTATTTTTAGAGCGAGATATTGAAAGTTTGTACAATATTCTCAAGCCAAAAGTTTTGACGCTAACGGAAGAAGTCTTAATAGTTGATGCTATACCAATAATTTTAGCGAGAGATTCGCAACAAATTTATGAGCCTATTGTCATTAAATCTACATTTGACACTATAGCGGGAGACTCAGAAAAAATTGCTGAATCTGTTATGATTAAATCTACAACAGATAATTATCGTATTGTCGATGTCCATCAATTATTATTAGCTTACTCACAAATTCAAATATCCACTCTATTTCAACTCAAAAAGCTCAAAGAAGAATCTCAAATTGTCAAAAACAACTTACAGTCTCTTCTTCAAGTAGAGGAAGTAAATACGAAAAATGGAATTGGAGGTAATGAAACTCAAGATATTAATAATTCGGCAAATTTATTACTTGGTAATGTCATTCATGTGAATAGATATGTTCATGAATTATTAAAATTAATTAGTCTTTACCAAGAATTTTATCCAGAACCGCCTGTAGAAATTCGACAAGTAATGAATCAAATTAATGTAGAATATATCAGTGCTGAAATGCCTAAAATGTTGAGTTTAGTCAAAAATAGTGCTAGGCAAATTCAGCAATTTGCGCGAGTTTTGAAGGATAAGGTTTTGGGTTAG
- a CDS encoding HAD family hydrolase, which produces MLTAILFDLDGTLVNTDPIHFLAWQKMLSRYGIDIDEAFYKSRISGGLNPEILADILPQLSLQQAEDFAEEKEAMFREMALELQPIEGLSEVIAWSRQHKLKIALVTNAPRANTCFMLELLGLEDTFDLVILAEDEAAAKPDPTPYQVALQRLGVKIENAIALEDSPSGIRSATGADLRTIGVASTHEPQKLLHLGAFMAISDFTDLEFWGFLTSEMADNLVTDNT; this is translated from the coding sequence ATGCTAACAGCAATTCTGTTTGACTTAGATGGTACCCTCGTCAACACTGATCCTATTCACTTTCTTGCTTGGCAGAAGATGCTGAGTCGATACGGAATAGATATTGATGAAGCTTTTTACAAATCCCGCATTAGTGGAGGTTTGAACCCAGAAATTCTTGCTGATATTTTGCCACAGCTATCACTACAACAAGCTGAGGATTTTGCGGAAGAAAAAGAAGCAATGTTTCGGGAAATGGCATTGGAATTACAGCCAATTGAAGGGTTGAGTGAGGTAATCGCTTGGAGTCGTCAGCACAAATTGAAAATTGCCTTGGTAACTAATGCACCCCGTGCAAATACTTGTTTTATGCTGGAACTATTGGGACTTGAGGATACATTTGATTTAGTTATTTTAGCAGAAGACGAAGCAGCAGCTAAACCCGACCCCACACCTTACCAGGTCGCCCTACAGCGTTTGGGGGTTAAAATTGAGAATGCGATCGCGCTGGAAGATTCACCCTCTGGAATACGTTCGGCTACAGGTGCTGATTTACGTACAATTGGGGTAGCCTCCACCCATGAACCTCAAAAACTACTGCATTTAGGTGCATTTATGGCAATTTCTGATTTCACTGACTTGGAGTTTTGGGGATTCTTAACCAGCGAGATGGCGGATAATCTAGTGACTGATAATACTTAA
- a CDS encoding glycosyltransferase, whose product MNSYNSEQPHQTGEYLPMCSVVIPIYNGEVDLPELLTCLVAQTYPRDKVEYLLVDNHSSDRTLAQIRSASENSPITIRPLSEDQIQSSYAARNTGIRAATGEIIAFTDADCRPQPQWLKSLIQPFLKPNIALVAGEITALPGDSFLEQFADRQETLSQKHTLAHKFYPYGQTANLAIRRIAFEKVGLFRPYLTTGGDADICWRIQQEYVGNIEFAPEAIVQHRHRATFKELESQWRRYGRSNRFLHELHGVDLMPKITLQKSSYDLGRWLVKEVPKHSIKILLGKASVVDLLQTPIGLFTANARYRGQHDAKLSENARNIDWM is encoded by the coding sequence ATGAATAGTTATAATTCTGAGCAACCGCATCAAACTGGTGAATATTTACCAATGTGTTCGGTGGTAATACCTATTTATAACGGTGAGGTAGATTTACCCGAATTACTCACATGTCTTGTAGCCCAAACCTATCCCAGAGATAAAGTCGAGTATTTACTAGTAGATAATCATAGTAGCGATCGCACTCTGGCTCAAATCCGCTCTGCATCTGAAAATAGCCCCATCACCATTCGTCCCTTGAGTGAAGATCAAATCCAAAGTTCTTATGCCGCACGTAACACCGGCATTCGCGCTGCCACTGGTGAAATTATCGCCTTCACTGACGCTGATTGTCGTCCACAACCTCAATGGCTCAAATCACTAATTCAGCCATTTCTAAAGCCAAATATCGCCCTAGTTGCCGGAGAAATTACTGCATTACCAGGAGACAGCTTTTTAGAACAATTTGCCGACCGCCAAGAAACCCTATCACAAAAACACACCCTTGCCCATAAATTTTATCCATATGGACAAACTGCTAATCTAGCAATTCGCCGCATTGCCTTTGAAAAAGTTGGGTTATTTCGTCCCTACCTTACCACTGGAGGAGATGCAGATATTTGTTGGCGAATTCAGCAAGAATATGTCGGTAATATAGAATTTGCCCCAGAAGCCATTGTTCAACACCGTCATCGGGCTACCTTCAAAGAATTAGAAAGCCAATGGAGACGTTACGGTCGTTCTAATCGATTTTTGCACGAATTACACGGGGTAGACTTAATGCCGAAAATTACCCTGCAAAAATCCAGCTACGATTTAGGACGTTGGTTAGTCAAAGAAGTACCAAAACACAGCATCAAGATTTTATTGGGGAAAGCTTCAGTTGTGGATTTACTCCAAACCCCCATCGGCTTATTCACAGCAAATGCCCGTTATCGTGGACAACATGATGCCAAGTTATCAGAAAATGCCAGAAATATCGATTGGATGTAG
- a CDS encoding YdcF family protein, which produces MKRKINQGLLTTRLKSLQIKWGLLKRIRQGLCLLLCAWLLFNVITLISASSKSTSAFFVMGGSIQREVHVAQLAKQYPDIPILISKGSQDPCIVNIFQEKGVNLQNTWLERCANSTFENFYYSLPILQSWGVHKVKLITSPTHLPRALWMGQIILGAHGIWVEPEIVKERGIPGNYESWFKTGLDLGRSFVWAGLSYFIQPKCSDVGSLADVDMTVWQRQKFRCEYRPKG; this is translated from the coding sequence ATGAAACGCAAAATAAACCAAGGGTTGCTAACTACGAGGCTGAAAAGTCTACAGATAAAGTGGGGATTATTAAAGAGAATTCGACAGGGATTGTGTCTTCTCCTATGTGCATGGTTATTATTTAACGTTATAACTTTAATTTCGGCATCTTCCAAGTCTACAAGTGCTTTCTTTGTTATGGGTGGTAGTATCCAGCGGGAGGTGCATGTTGCACAACTGGCAAAACAATACCCGGATATTCCAATTCTGATTTCTAAGGGTTCCCAGGATCCTTGTATTGTGAATATTTTTCAGGAGAAAGGTGTTAATCTGCAAAATACTTGGTTGGAAAGATGCGCTAATTCAACATTTGAAAACTTTTATTACAGTTTGCCGATTTTGCAGAGTTGGGGTGTGCATAAAGTTAAATTGATTACTTCTCCAACCCATTTACCCCGTGCTTTGTGGATGGGACAAATTATTCTCGGTGCCCATGGAATTTGGGTTGAACCAGAAATCGTTAAGGAACGAGGTATTCCCGGTAATTATGAGTCTTGGTTCAAAACTGGGTTGGATTTAGGGCGTAGTTTTGTTTGGGCAGGGTTGAGTTATTTTATACAGCCAAAGTGTTCTGATGTCGGGAGTTTGGCAGACGTGGATATGACAGTTTGGCAGAGGCAGAAGTTTCGCTGTGAATACAGACCGAAGGGGTGA
- a CDS encoding glucosamine-6-phosphate deaminase: MPAAKQNFRIDDLWVNVYDSDAELAKDAAAIASEYLSDVIKQQGMARVLLATGNSQLKFLDALISLGNLDWSKITCFHLDEYLGISGEHPGSFRRYLREKVEKRVNPDKFHYIEGDTLEPLAECVRYSQLLQLKSIDLCLLGIGDNGHLAFNDPAVANFQDTHYVKLVKLDEINRQQQLNSGDFTSLENVPQYAFTVTIPMICQAKKIICLAPGKRKAEIIQQMLQGAITSNCPASILRNTAQTTLFLDADSSSLSRFTEN, encoded by the coding sequence ATGCCAGCTGCAAAACAAAATTTCCGAATTGATGATCTTTGGGTAAATGTTTACGATTCAGATGCTGAATTAGCCAAGGATGCTGCTGCTATCGCATCTGAGTATTTGAGTGATGTGATCAAACAACAGGGGATGGCTAGGGTATTATTAGCCACAGGAAACTCACAGCTTAAATTCTTGGATGCATTGATTAGCTTAGGTAATTTGGATTGGTCAAAAATTACTTGTTTCCATTTAGATGAGTATTTAGGTATATCTGGAGAGCATCCAGGAAGTTTTCGGCGATATTTGCGCGAAAAAGTCGAAAAAAGAGTGAATCCGGATAAATTTCACTATATTGAAGGGGATACTTTAGAACCTTTGGCGGAATGCGTTCGCTATTCTCAACTATTGCAGCTAAAATCGATAGACCTATGTCTATTGGGTATTGGTGATAATGGACATTTAGCTTTCAATGATCCAGCAGTGGCTAATTTCCAGGATACCCATTATGTAAAATTGGTGAAACTAGATGAAATCAACCGTCAACAGCAATTAAATTCTGGAGATTTTACTAGTTTAGAAAATGTTCCTCAATATGCCTTTACTGTTACTATTCCTATGATTTGCCAAGCTAAGAAAATTATATGTTTGGCACCAGGTAAACGCAAAGCTGAAATTATTCAACAGATGCTACAAGGTGCAATTACTTCAAATTGTCCAGCTTCAATTCTTAGAAATACAGCACAGACAACATTATTTCTCGATGCTGATTCTAGTAGTTTATCCAGGTTTACAGAAAATTAA
- a CDS encoding sucrase ferredoxin: MDTFFCSDNSREVGEEIIGTATNNQTYILVECPQPWMSEAFNSKWVPSNLKLLVEEAKQARLPIKFLLIANDITHKSNRTTLLIYQRKEGLGSGYCKQEFSLSNIEQVAPTIRKWLWGGIPNFAVEASKSRDILICSHGSHDRCCARYGNPLYFHGNQLISELKLDDIRIWRTTHFGGHRFAPTCMDLPEGRYYGRLDIDSFQSILTRTGDVSCLNQVYRGWGILPNEIQILERELISYYGWDWFQYKVAGRIIEVSADKNHILAELTFEKPDGSMYCHQAQLVKDDAKTVELQSSCNTTKKSSSSQYAIAKLYPVSEPVFAAKIIEHQAVKSKIA, translated from the coding sequence ATGGATACATTCTTTTGTTCGGATAATTCGCGGGAAGTTGGAGAAGAAATTATTGGTACTGCAACTAATAACCAAACATATATTTTAGTTGAATGTCCACAACCTTGGATGTCAGAAGCCTTTAATTCTAAATGGGTGCCGAGTAATTTAAAGCTTTTGGTGGAAGAAGCGAAACAGGCAAGATTGCCAATTAAGTTTTTATTGATTGCCAATGATATTACTCACAAGAGTAATCGAACTACACTTTTGATTTATCAGCGCAAAGAAGGTTTAGGTAGCGGTTATTGTAAGCAAGAATTCAGTTTGTCAAATATTGAGCAAGTAGCACCAACAATTAGAAAATGGTTGTGGGGTGGAATACCTAATTTTGCAGTAGAAGCATCAAAGAGTCGAGATATTTTAATTTGTTCCCATGGTAGTCATGATCGTTGCTGTGCGCGATATGGAAATCCTTTGTATTTTCATGGAAATCAATTAATTTCAGAGTTGAAATTAGATGATATTCGGATTTGGAGAACAACTCATTTTGGTGGACACAGATTTGCCCCAACTTGTATGGATTTACCAGAGGGAAGATATTACGGTAGGTTAGATATTGATAGTTTTCAATCAATTTTGACTCGGACTGGTGATGTTAGCTGTCTGAATCAGGTATATCGGGGTTGGGGAATTTTACCCAACGAAATTCAAATTTTGGAACGAGAATTAATCTCCTATTATGGCTGGGATTGGTTCCAGTATAAAGTGGCTGGGAGAATCATCGAAGTCAGTGCAGATAAAAATCATATATTAGCCGAACTTACATTTGAAAAACCAGATGGTTCAATGTATTGCCACCAAGCACAATTAGTGAAAGACGATGCTAAAACTGTAGAATTACAAAGTTCGTGCAATACAACCAAAAAATCATCTTCTAGTCAGTATGCGATCGCTAAATTATATCCGGTCTCTGAACCCGTGTTTGCAGCAAAAATTATCGAACACCAAGCTGTAAAATCTAAAATTGCTTAA
- a CDS encoding pentapeptide repeat-containing protein, which yields MTELERYYRVLELEPGASLDEVNQAYKDLAFVWHPDRIPQENERLREKAVKKLQDLNEAREKLRSLKAKYQKSVSPKSSTYQAKTSTSQRSSGSRTEYSRTEPRREPPRSEPPRTEPRREPPRSEPPRTEPRREPPRSEPRVEPRSESYMEQRAEPAKPSDLSGKDFSQANLSNKDLSGRNLSYANLSKANLSDTFMHKAILRGANLSEANLFRANLLLSDMREANLRSANLIGADLSGADLRGADLTGARVRSGDRLLVKLIGANLSGAIMPDGSIHE from the coding sequence ATGACAGAGTTGGAGCGCTATTACCGAGTATTGGAATTGGAGCCTGGAGCAAGCCTTGATGAGGTTAATCAGGCTTACAAAGATTTGGCGTTTGTATGGCATCCAGATCGTATTCCCCAAGAAAATGAACGCTTAAGAGAAAAAGCAGTAAAAAAGCTGCAAGACTTGAATGAAGCGCGGGAAAAACTGCGATCGCTTAAAGCTAAATACCAAAAAAGTGTCTCTCCCAAATCGTCTACCTACCAAGCTAAAACCAGCACGTCCCAAAGGTCATCAGGATCGCGTACAGAATATTCACGCACAGAACCACGTAGGGAACCACCACGTTCAGAACCACCACGCACAGAACCACGTAGGGAACCACCACGTTCGGAACCACCACGCACAGAACCACGTAGGGAACCACCACGTTCGGAACCGCGTGTGGAACCACGTTCAGAATCTTACATGGAGCAGAGAGCAGAACCTGCAAAACCTAGCGATTTAAGTGGCAAGGACTTTAGCCAAGCAAATCTCAGCAATAAAGATTTATCAGGTCGAAATCTCAGTTACGCTAATTTGAGCAAAGCCAACCTCAGTGATACATTTATGCACAAAGCTATTTTGCGGGGTGCAAATTTATCTGAAGCAAACCTCTTCCGTGCCAACTTGCTACTGTCGGATATGCGTGAGGCTAATTTACGTTCTGCAAACCTAATTGGTGCCGATTTGAGTGGTGCTGATTTACGAGGTGCAGACCTAACTGGGGCGCGGGTTCGTTCAGGCGATCGCTTATTGGTTAAACTGATTGGTGCTAACCTCAGCGGTGCTATTATGCCTGATGGTTCAATTCATGAATAG